One Campylobacterota bacterium DNA segment encodes these proteins:
- a CDS encoding Crp/Fnr family transcriptional regulator: MKRHIELFEELSFSEMQKLGTIASEKRYTRGNLLFFEGDEPKKLFLLLDGIVKVYKVDSRGNEVVLHFFQPQTLIAETAHMERIRYPATAVCETECLVLEIDYAQFEKDFLCNPEMSLKIIHSLSKKVKALQNVISANLTMDTLGRLCTFLYENENHVGEISHRKIAAILNITPETLSRNLAVLKKAGIVTVEKRKIVILEKNRLRSYC, encoded by the coding sequence ATGAAGAGACACATCGAACTGTTTGAGGAGTTGAGCTTTTCGGAGATGCAGAAGCTTGGAACCATCGCTTCGGAAAAAAGATACACGCGGGGAAATCTTTTGTTTTTCGAAGGGGACGAACCCAAAAAGCTTTTTTTGCTGCTTGATGGGATCGTCAAGGTCTACAAAGTCGATTCGCGGGGGAATGAAGTCGTATTGCATTTTTTTCAGCCGCAGACGCTCATCGCCGAAACGGCCCATATGGAGCGGATCCGTTATCCCGCGACCGCCGTATGCGAAACGGAGTGTCTGGTACTGGAAATCGACTACGCGCAGTTTGAAAAAGATTTTTTGTGCAATCCCGAGATGAGTCTGAAGATCATCCATTCGCTCAGTAAAAAGGTCAAGGCGCTTCAGAACGTGATCAGCGCCAATCTGACGATGGATACCCTCGGGCGGTTGTGCACATTTCTCTACGAGAACGAAAACCATGTGGGGGAAATCTCCCACCGAAAGATTGCCGCCATCCTCAACATCACCCCCGAAACCCTCTCGCGCAATCTTGCGGTTCTGAAAAAAGCGGGGATCGTCACCGTCGAAAAACGAAAAATCGTCATCCTCGAAAAAAACCGCCTCCGCAGCTATTGTTGA
- the hcp gene encoding hydroxylamine reductase, which translates to MSMFCYQCEMSTPNGCGSTGATVGTCGKDENLARLQDTMIFGLKGLSAYREHLNELRPHETKEIDDVMSETLYFTLTNVNFNFNDHISQLMKVGRAGVEVMDKLSNAHTAKFGIPTPVVVSQNKVEGKAILVSGHNLEMMEKLLKATEGKGINVYTHSEMLPAHGYPELRKYPHLKGNVGKAWFDQAELMKRFKGTFVVNTNCIVPPKKDADYVDRVFTYKIVGIEGGTPIVEDNFDELIRKTLACEDTVMDDGLSLTTGHHYKTILTLAPQILKAVEEGKIRQFFVIAGCDAPGKAGNYYREMAQSLPEDCVIITSSCGKFRFNDIDFGEIAGTGIPRYLDLGQCNDSNGAVEIAKAVSQALNTPINDLPVSIVLSWMEQKAVIILLALFSLGIKDIYLGPKPPQFVNEEIFNFLSEHFNLHLTGDPQEDLKNLLLPKAA; encoded by the coding sequence ATGAGTATGTTTTGTTATCAGTGTGAAATGAGTACGCCAAACGGCTGCGGTTCTACGGGTGCAACGGTCGGCACATGCGGAAAGGATGAAAATCTTGCGAGATTGCAGGATACGATGATTTTCGGGCTTAAAGGGCTCAGCGCGTACCGCGAGCACCTCAACGAGCTTCGCCCCCACGAGACGAAAGAGATCGACGATGTGATGAGCGAGACGCTTTACTTTACCCTCACCAATGTCAATTTCAATTTCAACGACCACATCAGCCAGTTGATGAAAGTGGGCCGTGCGGGCGTCGAGGTGATGGATAAGCTTTCCAACGCCCATACCGCCAAATTCGGTATTCCGACTCCCGTGGTGGTCTCCCAAAACAAAGTGGAAGGGAAAGCGATCCTTGTGAGCGGGCACAATCTGGAGATGATGGAGAAACTTCTCAAAGCGACCGAAGGGAAGGGAATCAACGTCTATACCCATTCGGAGATGCTCCCCGCCCACGGATATCCGGAGCTTCGCAAATACCCGCATCTCAAAGGGAACGTCGGGAAAGCGTGGTTCGATCAGGCCGAATTGATGAAACGGTTCAAAGGGACGTTCGTCGTCAATACGAACTGCATCGTCCCCCCCAAAAAAGATGCGGACTACGTCGACCGCGTCTTTACCTACAAAATCGTCGGGATCGAAGGGGGGACCCCGATCGTGGAGGACAATTTCGACGAGCTGATCCGCAAGACTCTTGCGTGTGAGGACACGGTGATGGACGATGGCCTGAGCCTTACAACCGGGCACCACTACAAAACGATCCTGACCCTTGCGCCGCAGATTCTCAAAGCGGTAGAAGAGGGGAAAATACGGCAGTTTTTCGTTATCGCCGGATGCGACGCTCCGGGCAAAGCGGGGAATTATTACCGTGAAATGGCGCAGAGCCTTCCCGAGGATTGTGTCATCATCACCTCCAGCTGCGGCAAATTCCGTTTCAACGATATCGATTTCGGAGAGATCGCGGGGACGGGGATCCCGCGCTACCTTGATCTTGGGCAGTGCAACGATTCCAACGGTGCGGTGGAGATCGCCAAAGCGGTGAGCCAGGCACTGAATACGCCGATCAACGACCTTCCCGTCTCCATCGTCCTCTCATGGATGGAACAAAAAGCGGTCATCATCCTGCTGGCACTGTTCAGTCTGGGGATCAAGGATATTTATCTGGGGCCCAAGCCGCCGCAGTTTGTGAACGAGGAGATTTTCAATTTCCTCTCGGAACATTTCAATCTCCATCTCACGGGCGATCCGCAGGAAGATTTGAAAAACCTCCTTCTTCCCAAAGCGGCTTAA
- a CDS encoding YigZ family protein gives MKTVHSLYSDSIEIKGSKFIAHLMPIAMFESEMVRLRAEHPKAVHWVSASRSLNEFDQVVESSSDDGEPKGTSGKPTLAVLQGHELINAAIITVRYFGGTKLGPGGLVRAYADSANAAVGTAELREYEKTYRKTFATEYKNISIVEYELTQNGVSCIAKEFGGTGAEFTVEATAERLEKLCTALGRLIF, from the coding sequence ATGAAAACGGTACATTCCCTCTACAGCGATTCGATCGAAATCAAAGGATCGAAATTCATTGCCCATCTGATGCCGATCGCGATGTTCGAGAGTGAAATGGTGCGCTTGCGTGCCGAACACCCCAAAGCGGTCCACTGGGTCAGCGCTTCCCGCAGTCTCAACGAATTCGACCAGGTCGTAGAATCGTCCAGCGACGACGGAGAGCCCAAAGGGACGTCGGGGAAACCGACATTGGCGGTTTTGCAGGGGCACGAGCTCATCAATGCCGCCATCATCACGGTACGCTATTTCGGCGGGACGAAGCTGGGGCCGGGGGGGCTGGTGCGGGCGTATGCCGATTCGGCTAATGCCGCCGTGGGAACGGCCGAACTGAGGGAATACGAAAAAACGTACCGCAAAACGTTTGCGACCGAATACAAAAATATTTCGATCGTCGAATACGAATTGACGCAAAACGGCGTGAGCTGTATTGCCAAGGAGTTCGGCGGCACCGGAGCCGAATTCACGGTCGAAGCGACCGCCGAACGGCTCGAAAAACTCTGCACCGCTCTGGGCCGGTTGATCTTTTAG
- a CDS encoding DUF3137 domain-containing protein, with translation MKSASELTDFYYRELYPAVRELEQNRQEIVGRIKWYGGMGIVVFFLCAAWAGKTFGLFHPFVFVLLMGFLAVAGFAYRQISSGYAKDFKTRIITPLIHAIDPHLLYNPGFTVSQHLFERSDLFKRSIDRYSGNDYVKGSIKGVPMEFSDVHAEYQTRDSKGRTQWHTLFRGLFVVAEFNKHFHAKTVILPDHAEKIFGSLIGGWLQSKNFAREGLIRLDDPEFEKRFVVYGSDPIETRYILTHSMMKRILDFQIKLPHPLFVSFVHNHIHIAVATGRDLFEPALFTSLLDYKQAMEYVNTLRNTIGLVEELKLNEKLWSKS, from the coding sequence ATGAAAAGCGCTTCGGAACTTACCGACTTTTATTACCGGGAGCTCTATCCTGCCGTTCGTGAACTCGAACAAAACCGACAAGAGATCGTCGGGCGCATCAAATGGTACGGGGGGATGGGCATCGTCGTTTTTTTTCTCTGCGCCGCCTGGGCGGGAAAAACATTCGGACTGTTCCACCCCTTTGTATTCGTGTTGCTGATGGGGTTCCTGGCCGTGGCGGGATTCGCCTATCGGCAGATAAGCTCAGGGTATGCCAAAGACTTCAAAACGCGCATCATCACCCCCCTGATCCATGCGATCGATCCCCATCTCCTCTATAACCCCGGCTTCACCGTTTCACAGCACCTTTTCGAACGCAGCGATCTCTTCAAACGCTCCATCGACCGTTACAGCGGTAACGACTACGTCAAAGGCTCCATCAAAGGGGTACCGATGGAGTTTTCCGACGTCCACGCCGAATACCAGACCCGCGACTCCAAGGGACGGACCCAATGGCACACCCTCTTTCGGGGATTGTTTGTGGTTGCCGAGTTTAATAAGCATTTCCACGCCAAAACCGTCATCCTCCCCGATCATGCCGAAAAAATCTTCGGCTCTCTGATCGGCGGATGGCTTCAATCCAAAAATTTCGCCCGTGAGGGTCTCATCCGCCTTGACGATCCCGAATTCGAAAAACGGTTTGTCGTCTACGGCAGCGATCCCATCGAAACGCGCTACATCCTCACCCATTCGATGATGAAGCGGATCCTCGACTTTCAAATAAAACTTCCCCATCCGCTGTTCGTCTCGTTTGTCCACAACCATATCCATATCGCCGTGGCTACGGGAAGAGACCTGTTCGAACCCGCTTTGTTCACATCCCTGCTCGACTACAAACAGGCGATGGAATACGTCAATACGCTGCGCAATACGATCGGGTTGGTGGAAGAGTTGAAACTGAACGAAAAGTTGTGGAGTAAATCCTAA
- a CDS encoding LemA family protein, whose translation MQLFLIILAVVSLILILMYNSLIGKKNQVDNIFAGVDAVLKKRFDLIPNLVASVERYMEHEKSTLETVTQLRSEGMKSGISDERKIALDAKLTAALGSITVAMEAYPDLKANENVMHLQRSLAEIEEQISAARRAYNQAVTDLNNAIEMFPTNLMAGWMKLQRRAVFEITLNERQNVSVGDLFNRS comes from the coding sequence ATGCAGCTTTTTCTCATCATTCTTGCCGTAGTGTCGCTCATTCTGATACTGATGTACAACTCTTTGATCGGTAAAAAAAATCAGGTCGACAACATCTTCGCGGGAGTGGACGCCGTCCTCAAAAAACGGTTCGACCTCATCCCCAATCTGGTCGCTTCCGTAGAACGTTATATGGAACATGAAAAATCGACGCTGGAGACAGTCACGCAACTGCGCAGCGAGGGGATGAAAAGCGGGATCAGCGACGAACGGAAAATCGCTCTGGACGCCAAACTGACCGCCGCGCTCGGATCAATCACGGTGGCGATGGAGGCCTACCCCGATCTGAAAGCCAACGAAAACGTGATGCATCTGCAGCGCTCGCTGGCCGAAATCGAAGAGCAGATTTCCGCCGCGCGCCGCGCCTACAACCAGGCCGTCACCGACCTGAACAACGCCATCGAGATGTTCCCGACCAATCTGATGGCAGGATGGATGAAGCTGCAACGCCGGGCCGTGTTTGAAATCACTCTCAACGAGCGGCAGAACGTCAGCGTCGGCGATCTTTTCAACCGTTCATGA
- a CDS encoding copper-binding protein yields MKSVLIALALSAASLELMGMGDEPHEHHDSVKTDVRQVYSASGKIKSIAENGESVRIFHDPVPALKWPAMNMKFEFSEGVSERSFKKDETVRFDFIEKEGRYIITKISR; encoded by the coding sequence ATGAAAAGCGTGTTGATAGCTTTGGCCCTTTCGGCCGCCTCTTTGGAATTGATGGGAATGGGGGATGAGCCGCATGAACATCACGATTCGGTAAAAACCGATGTACGGCAGGTCTACTCGGCAAGCGGGAAGATTAAATCGATTGCCGAAAACGGCGAATCGGTCCGTATTTTCCATGATCCCGTTCCCGCCCTCAAATGGCCTGCCATGAACATGAAGTTTGAATTTTCGGAAGGAGTTTCGGAACGTTCGTTTAAAAAAGACGAAACCGTCCGTTTCGATTTCATCGAAAAAGAGGGGCGTTACATCATTACCAAGATTTCCCGATGA
- a CDS encoding TolC family protein: protein MKTWPAICVAAVLGLSGCSVPGKEGVFRSLNEGMGSNLVWIKNEKEAAAVEQNVTAILARPLEREDAVRIALINNRSLQQTYEEIGIAHADLVQAGLMSNPVLGYSVGRGGGVTTKKVGIELAFLDLLWIPLRRELAGIALEETKARIADEVLQAVRDTRKAYVDAYTAETIARFQDEQLSSASASAQLAVRQYTAGNLSKRDMLRMRAEYSRARIDALAARQAASDAREELNKRMGVYGHFTDYRMAETERSLLAPPVSSEDLERESIRRRFDIAAARKKLEFAARAAGMVESTRLLDELSLEYENERSTGEARFNTLGVKIPLPLFDVGQGRVESAKAEYNQAYHALYALSVNVRSDVRRAYAALRYRYDIAAEYRNALSGIHREVLEETGLYYNGMLEGIYALLEERRRYGEIQIGSVEAAGEYEKARIDLAYALGSPMEDADAAQ, encoded by the coding sequence ATGAAAACGTGGCCTGCGATCTGCGTTGCTGCGGTGCTGGGGCTGAGTGGCTGTTCCGTACCCGGTAAAGAAGGGGTATTCCGGTCGCTAAACGAAGGGATGGGGAGTAATCTCGTATGGATCAAGAACGAGAAGGAGGCTGCAGCGGTCGAGCAAAACGTGACCGCCATCCTCGCCCGGCCGCTGGAACGCGAAGATGCCGTCCGCATTGCCCTGATCAACAACCGTTCGTTGCAGCAGACCTACGAAGAAATCGGGATAGCGCACGCCGATTTGGTGCAGGCGGGGTTGATGAGCAACCCCGTACTGGGATACTCGGTCGGAAGGGGCGGCGGCGTGACGACGAAGAAGGTCGGGATCGAACTGGCGTTTTTGGACCTGTTGTGGATCCCTCTTCGGAGAGAACTGGCCGGGATAGCGCTGGAAGAAACCAAAGCACGGATCGCCGATGAGGTACTTCAAGCGGTGCGGGATACCCGTAAAGCGTACGTCGATGCGTATACGGCCGAAACGATAGCCCGGTTTCAGGACGAGCAGCTGTCGTCGGCTTCGGCATCGGCACAGCTGGCCGTTCGGCAATATACGGCGGGGAATCTCTCCAAGCGGGATATGCTGAGAATGCGTGCGGAGTATTCCCGTGCCCGCATCGATGCGCTCGCAGCACGTCAGGCGGCGTCGGATGCCCGCGAAGAGCTCAATAAACGGATGGGCGTTTACGGGCACTTCACCGATTATCGGATGGCTGAGACGGAGAGGTCGCTCCTTGCGCCGCCCGTTTCGTCGGAAGATCTCGAACGCGAGTCCATCCGTCGGCGTTTTGATATCGCCGCCGCCCGAAAAAAACTCGAATTTGCCGCCAGAGCCGCAGGGATGGTCGAAAGTACCCGCTTGCTGGACGAACTTTCCCTCGAGTACGAAAATGAAAGAAGTACGGGGGAAGCGCGTTTCAATACGTTGGGAGTGAAAATCCCCCTGCCGCTGTTCGACGTGGGGCAGGGACGTGTCGAAAGCGCGAAGGCGGAGTACAATCAGGCGTATCATGCCCTTTACGCCCTTTCGGTCAATGTCCGCAGCGACGTCCGTCGCGCCTATGCGGCGCTACGGTATCGTTACGATATTGCCGCTGAGTATCGGAACGCGTTGTCGGGAATCCATCGCGAAGTGCTGGAGGAAACGGGGCTTTATTACAACGGGATGCTCGAGGGAATATACGCATTGCTCGAAGAACGCCGCCGTTACGGCGAGATCCAAATCGGATCGGTCGAAGCGGCGGGAGAATACGAAAAAGCGCGGATCGATCTGGCTTATGCCCTCGGTTCGCCAATGGAGGATGCTGATGCAGCACAATAG
- a CDS encoding copper oxidase — MQHNRRNFLGLASAALAAAALPKVSGASEHDHAAHTVARRQLSRVENPVKVLSPSTVVTPRKGKNYNPVLTLNGWSLPYEMKEGVKEFRLVAEPVVREFAPGMVVNCWGYNGTSPGPTIEAVEGDRIRLIVTNRLPEHTTIHWHGLILPNGMDGVGGLTQPQIKPGETYVYEFTLRQSGTFMYHPHADEMVQMAMGMMGMFIVHPKNPKLHRVDRDFCFLLASYDVAPGTYTPDPATMTEFNLWSFNSRVFPGIDPMVVRKGDRVRIRVGNLTMTNHPIHMHGHVFEVSGTDGGWVPKSARWPEVTADIPVGSIRCIEFTATEEGDWAFHCHKSHHTMGPMGHGIPNMLGVKQDDLTEKISDLLPDYMYMPMGRGGMAEMQDMAEMGMALPENTLPMMTGKGPFGPIEMGGMFTVVKVRKDQPHGDYADPGWFDHPAGSVAQKV, encoded by the coding sequence ATGCAGCACAATAGACGCAATTTCCTGGGATTGGCATCCGCAGCGCTCGCGGCGGCCGCCCTTCCAAAAGTGTCGGGGGCTTCGGAACACGATCACGCCGCCCACACGGTTGCAAGACGGCAGCTGAGCCGGGTGGAGAACCCGGTGAAAGTTCTTTCTCCCTCAACGGTCGTGACGCCCCGGAAGGGAAAAAACTACAACCCCGTACTCACCCTTAACGGCTGGAGCCTTCCGTACGAAATGAAAGAGGGGGTCAAGGAATTCCGTCTCGTTGCCGAACCGGTCGTGCGGGAATTCGCACCCGGCATGGTCGTCAACTGCTGGGGGTACAACGGTACGTCGCCGGGGCCAACCATCGAAGCGGTGGAGGGAGACAGAATCCGCCTGATCGTCACGAACCGTCTTCCCGAACATACGACGATCCATTGGCACGGTCTGATTTTACCCAACGGTATGGACGGGGTCGGGGGACTGACGCAGCCGCAGATCAAACCGGGAGAAACGTACGTGTACGAATTCACCCTTCGCCAGAGCGGAACGTTCATGTACCATCCCCATGCGGACGAAATGGTGCAGATGGCGATGGGAATGATGGGGATGTTTATCGTCCATCCCAAAAATCCGAAACTGCATCGGGTCGACCGTGATTTTTGCTTTCTTCTCGCCAGTTACGATGTCGCGCCCGGAACGTATACCCCCGATCCTGCGACAATGACCGAATTCAACCTTTGGAGCTTTAACAGCAGGGTGTTTCCGGGGATCGATCCGATGGTCGTACGCAAGGGAGACCGGGTACGGATCCGGGTCGGCAATTTGACGATGACGAACCATCCGATCCACATGCACGGCCACGTTTTCGAAGTGAGCGGAACCGACGGCGGATGGGTTCCCAAAAGCGCGCGGTGGCCCGAGGTGACTGCCGATATACCGGTGGGATCGATCCGTTGCATCGAGTTTACCGCGACCGAAGAGGGAGATTGGGCGTTCCATTGCCATAAATCACACCATACGATGGGGCCGATGGGACACGGTATCCCCAATATGCTCGGGGTCAAACAAGACGATCTGACCGAGAAAATCAGCGACCTTCTCCCCGACTACATGTACATGCCGATGGGGCGCGGCGGTATGGCGGAGATGCAGGATATGGCCGAGATGGGAATGGCACTCCCCGAAAATACGTTGCCGATGATGACCGGAAAGGGGCCTTTCGGGCCGATTGAAATGGGGGGAATGTTCACCGTCGTCAAAGTGCGCAAGGATCAGCCCCATGGAGACTATGCCGATCCGGGATGGTTCGATCACCCCGCAGGGAGTGTAGCGCAAAAAGTATAG
- a CDS encoding SO_0444 family Cu/Zn efflux transporter, with protein MEELWSALWGLSVDMGVYILFGLLAAGVLHQFIREESVRKHLGPSTHGAVYKAALVGTPLPLCSCSVIPFAASLRKSGASRGATLSFLISTPITGVDSILATFGMFGWAFTLYRVASSVLIAIAAGVLMNRIEPDETLQAPKFSAVRPRNPLSSLQPSSSPPAVPFSVRQVFTYGFGTLLGSFSKPLFWGLVVGAFIAVALPHNLHQLFDDNRVWGYLIAVAVAAPMYVCATASLPIAASLIMAGVSPGAAFVFLTAGPATNTVTMGVVKSMLGTRALTVYLSVIIGGSLLFGALIDVAFDALEFRMAMGHSEKPGWLEQGAAILLWGLIGYHLLRDRFGRPDGKNCSKGSCCG; from the coding sequence ATGGAAGAGTTATGGTCGGCGTTGTGGGGGTTGAGTGTCGATATGGGGGTTTACATCCTGTTCGGATTGTTGGCAGCCGGAGTTTTGCACCAGTTCATACGCGAGGAATCGGTTCGAAAACATTTGGGCCCCTCGACGCACGGGGCAGTCTACAAGGCGGCACTTGTCGGTACCCCGCTTCCGTTGTGCTCGTGCAGCGTTATCCCGTTTGCCGCGTCGCTGCGCAAAAGCGGTGCATCCAGAGGGGCTACCCTTTCGTTCCTGATATCGACCCCGATAACGGGAGTGGATTCGATTCTTGCCACATTCGGGATGTTCGGATGGGCATTTACGCTGTATCGCGTTGCCAGTTCGGTATTGATTGCGATTGCCGCGGGGGTGCTGATGAACCGTATCGAACCCGATGAAACGTTACAGGCTCCGAAATTTTCCGCCGTTCGTCCCCGGAACCCTCTATCATCGCTGCAACCTTCTTCGTCTCCTCCGGCCGTACCTTTCAGTGTACGGCAAGTCTTTACTTACGGGTTTGGGACATTGCTGGGGAGTTTTAGCAAGCCGCTGTTCTGGGGATTGGTCGTCGGTGCGTTCATCGCCGTGGCGTTACCGCACAACCTTCACCAGCTTTTCGACGACAACCGGGTATGGGGATACCTCATTGCCGTCGCGGTGGCGGCCCCCATGTATGTATGCGCGACTGCTTCCCTGCCGATCGCGGCATCTCTTATAATGGCCGGCGTTTCACCGGGGGCAGCTTTTGTATTCCTCACGGCGGGTCCCGCGACCAATACCGTTACGATGGGCGTGGTCAAATCGATGCTCGGAACGCGCGCCTTGACGGTTTATCTGTCGGTCATTATCGGTGGAAGTCTTCTGTTCGGAGCTTTGATCGATGTGGCATTCGATGCACTCGAATTTCGTATGGCGATGGGGCACAGTGAAAAACCGGGATGGCTCGAACAAGGAGCGGCAATTTTGTTGTGGGGACTCATCGGCTATCATCTTCTCCGAGACCGATTCGGCCGTCCGGACGGAAAAAACTGTTCAAAGGGGAGTTGCTGCGGTTAA
- a CDS encoding DUF2238 domain-containing protein, translating to MKLKPVLFVAYVMVWLALAIDPWYREDWLLENILVFVALPIVVWGERRFGFSDAAAWMLFVFFVLHAIGAHYTYSEMPWFDHLTRFFGFERNHYDRVAHFLFGFLLLVPFAELFAISASPSKTIFVFAFVFMIAASGFYEVLEWLATEVTHADLGTAFLGTQGDEWDAQKDMLMCYLGTVTGAFVWRRRILF from the coding sequence ATGAAACTCAAACCCGTTTTATTCGTTGCCTATGTTATGGTCTGGTTAGCTCTGGCAATCGATCCGTGGTATCGTGAAGACTGGCTGCTCGAAAACATATTGGTGTTTGTCGCGCTGCCGATCGTGGTATGGGGGGAACGCCGTTTCGGATTTTCCGACGCCGCCGCATGGATGCTGTTTGTGTTTTTTGTTCTGCATGCGATCGGCGCCCACTACACCTACAGCGAGATGCCCTGGTTTGATCATCTTACCCGCTTTTTCGGTTTCGAACGCAACCATTACGATCGCGTCGCCCATTTTCTCTTCGGGTTTTTGCTGTTAGTCCCGTTTGCCGAACTCTTCGCAATTTCCGCCAGCCCCTCCAAAACAATTTTCGTCTTCGCGTTTGTTTTTATGATCGCGGCATCGGGATTTTACGAGGTACTTGAGTGGCTCGCTACCGAAGTGACCCATGCGGATCTCGGAACCGCATTTTTGGGAACGCAGGGAGATGAGTGGGATGCCCAGAAAGACATGCTGATGTGTTATCTGGGCACTGTCACCGGGGCATTTGTTTGGAGAAGACGGATCTTATTCTGA
- a CDS encoding CinA family protein, which translates to MKRDVIFVGNRLILNEAYERYILRNIKSRFSSIDSISYFEESDKDLFLHLDALLKHESKLVIITTKSTFTIVGKLLSTVTADNQVLKNNMLIPSRADILENGSYLLNHNSSEINVILATEGKALPPILIGDESRQAVIHLFNEDLASAQTLLEPLAQNFDVRLEFSLLVEGWLKIRIHARRHGNLSQFIASAKGLMHHKVIAAANIAAFIIERLGAHNKKLSFAESCSGGSLAHFFTSQSGASAVFDGSLITYSNVLKANWLAVDDESLDAFGAVSAEVVMQMSEGAMNVSFSDYALSISGVAGPSGGSDAKPVGTVYISARSKTAVHTERFHFEGDRNYIQEQSVLMAVKMLLNVDRELFFS; encoded by the coding sequence ATGAAACGCGACGTAATTTTTGTCGGAAACCGCCTGATTCTCAACGAGGCGTACGAGCGCTACATTCTCCGAAATATCAAAAGCCGTTTCTCTTCAATCGACTCGATCAGCTATTTCGAAGAATCGGACAAAGACCTCTTTTTGCATCTTGACGCGCTTCTCAAACACGAATCCAAACTGGTCATCATTACGACCAAAAGCACCTTTACGATCGTCGGCAAACTTCTCAGTACCGTCACCGCCGACAACCAGGTGCTTAAAAACAACATGCTGATCCCTTCCCGCGCCGATATTCTGGAAAACGGCAGTTACCTTCTCAACCATAACAGCTCCGAAATCAACGTCATCCTCGCAACGGAGGGAAAAGCCCTCCCCCCGATCCTGATCGGCGACGAATCACGCCAGGCGGTCATCCATCTGTTCAACGAAGATCTCGCCAGCGCACAGACCCTGCTTGAACCGCTGGCACAGAACTTTGACGTACGGCTCGAATTCAGCCTCCTCGTCGAGGGATGGCTTAAAATCCGTATCCATGCCCGCCGTCACGGCAATCTTTCGCAGTTCATCGCCTCGGCCAAAGGGCTGATGCACCACAAGGTGATCGCCGCGGCGAACATCGCCGCCTTTATCATCGAACGGCTGGGGGCACACAACAAAAAGCTCTCTTTCGCCGAAAGCTGCAGCGGCGGGTCGCTGGCCCACTTTTTTACCTCACAAAGCGGCGCATCCGCGGTTTTCGACGGTTCGCTCATCACCTATTCCAACGTCCTCAAAGCCAACTGGCTCGCCGTCGATGACGAATCGCTCGACGCTTTCGGGGCCGTCAGTGCCGAAGTGGTGATGCAGATGTCGGAAGGGGCGATGAACGTCAGCTTTTCCGACTACGCCCTCTCCATCAGCGGTGTGGCGGGGCCCAGCGGGGGGAGCGACGCCAAGCCCGTAGGTACCGTCTATATCAGCGCCCGCTCGAAAACGGCCGTCCACACCGAACGGTTCCATTTCGAAGGGGATCGCAACTATATTCAGGAACAAAGCGTCCTGATGGCCGTCAAAATGCTCCTCAACGTCGACCGCGAACTGTTTTTTTCCTAA